Proteins co-encoded in one Diprion similis isolate iyDipSimi1 chromosome 13, iyDipSimi1.1, whole genome shotgun sequence genomic window:
- the LOC124413864 gene encoding uncharacterized protein LOC124413864 produces MESLNFNQINEFDLSKVCHICEKPFAREDVKHRNHCHFTGKYRGHAHQSCDLNYQNSHIIPVIFHNLSGYDSHFLIRALATTFQGTIQLLPVNKEKYISFTKHVTGIHIKFRFIDLFRFMPSSLEKLATYLNDNQKAITRKFCTSSEKFELLTRKGVFPYEYMDSWEKLEDVKLPPEEKFYSKLNNQDILDNDYAHACEVWQAFNLKTLGEYSDLYLQTDVSLLAVVFENFRQNCYAMYNLDPLHYFTAPGLSFDAMLKCTSIELEILTDIDMLMFIEKDIRGGVSQCCNRYAKANNRYMGHAFNLALEESHLINFDVNNLYVAAISFDLPCSFSEWIIDFRQFDVFAITDGAEFGYILEIYLGYPEELHEMHKDLPLCPEHYIPPISETKKPKLTTTLLSKQNCIVYYRVLKQCLELGLKLVEIHRVLKFRQTPWLKKQWKISESRESRLITKWDGRYGARATTATTAKPNFHSCTIFDKDMIIVELRRTTAKLMYTDTDSLIYHSTVPNIYKCIKQDLDKFDTSDYPPDNAYGMPLVNKKVLDLMKDECNGKIMAEFIGLRAKLYSFRVMGKGEDKKRAKGVKGSLLKTLPFDDHLKCALEHENLVEYQSLIQSQKHQVHTIKQKKVALSWNDNKRIVFRNTSDTLPWGYKTCS; encoded by the exons ATGGAGTCGCTGAACTTCAATCAAATCAACGAATTTGATTTATCAAAGGTATGTCATATTTGTGAAAAGCCGTTCGCGCGCGAAGACGTGAAACACCGTAATCACTGTCATTTCACAGGAAAGTACCGTGGTCATGCGCATCAAAGCTGTGATCTTAATTATCAAAACTCGCATATCATCCCAGTGATATTTCACAATCTGTCGGGTTACGATTCGCATTTTTTGATTAGAGCATTGGCCACAACTTTCCAGGGTACTATTCAGCTTTTACCCgtgaacaaagaaaagtacatttcATTCACAAAACATGTAACGGGGATACATATAAAGTTTAGATTCATAGATTTGTTTCGTTTTATGCCCAGCAGTCTCGAAAAATTGGCAACATATTTGAATGACAATCAGAAAGCAATTACACGTAAATTTTGCACAAGCTCTGAAAAATTCGAGTTATTAACCAGGAAAGGTGTTTTTCCGTACGAGTACATGGATAGTTGGGAGAAGCTCGAGGACGTAAAGTTACCacctgaagaaaaattttattcaaaattaaacaaccaAGATATTTTGGATAACGATTACGCACACGCGTGTGAAGTTTGGCAAGCTTTTAACCTTAAAACATTGGGGGAATATTCAGACTTATATTTGCAAACTGATGTTTCTCTGTTGGCTgtcgtttttgaaaactttcgacaaaattGTTATGCAATGTACAACCTGGACCcgttacattattttacagcACCCGGTCTCTCGTTTGATGCAATGTTAAAATGTACCAGTATCGAACTCGAGATTCTCACCGATATAGATATGcttatgtttatagaaaaagatATTCGAGGTGGTGTGTCCCAATGCTGTAATCGATATGCAAAGGCTAACAATAGATACATGGGACATGCTTTCAATCTAGCGCTCGAAGAGTCTCATCTCATAAACTTCGACGTTAACAACTTGTACGTTGCGGCTATAAGCTTTGATCTGCCATGCAGTTTTTCCGAATGGATAAtagatttcagacaattcgatGTTTTTGCGATCACAGACGGAGCGGAGTTTGGCTACATATTGGAGATATATTTGGGATATCCTGAGGAACTGCATGAAATGCATAAAGATTTACCACTGTGTCCGGAACACTACATACCTCCCATCTCAGAAACTAAGAAGCCGAAATTGACGACCACGCTACTTTCCAAGCAAAACTGCATTGTTTATTATCGCGTCTTGAAACAATGCTTAGAATTAGGTTTAAAATTAGTTGAAATTCATAGAGTTCTCAAGTTTAGACAAACACCGTGGCTCAAAAA ACAATGGAAAATATCAGAAAGTAGAGAGAGCAGGCTGATCACGAAATGGGATGGAAGATATGGTGCTAGAGCTACTACAGCCACTACAGCCaaaccaaatttccacagCTGCACAATCTTTGATAAAGATATGATAATAGTTGAATTGCGTAGAACGACA gcaaaattaatgtacactgACACGGATAGTTTGATATATCATTCCACCGTCCCCAACATTTACAAATGCATCAAACAAGACTTGgataaatttgatacctcCGATTATCCACCTGATAATGCCTACGGAATGCCGTTGGTTAACAAAAAAGTTCTGGATTTGATGAAAGATGAGTGTAACGGAAAAATAATGGCAGAATTTATTGGCCTGAGAGCAAAGTTGTACTCATTTAGAGTGATGGGGAAGGGTGAGGATAAAAAACGAGCCAAGGGTGTCAAAGGATCCCTGTTAAAAACTTTACCCTTCGATGATCACTTGAAGTGTGCTTTAGAACACGAGAATTTAGTCGAATATCAGAGTCTGATACAGAGTCAGAAGCATCAGGTCCATACTatcaaacagaaaaaagtagcACTGAGCTGGAACGACAATAAGCGTATCGTATTTCGAAACACATCTGATACGCTGCCGTGGGGCTACAAGACCTGCAGTTAA
- the LOC124413863 gene encoding uncharacterized protein LOC124413863: MNEKKLTLMTELHKPARRNYPRRRVDVRGINETWQADLVNMMSYAGQNKGYGYMLTVIDIFSKYAWAVPIKSKSGDDVTKAMESVLTQGPAAILSAYNNTKHRTIRMKPSDVTVANERLVLRQSYEEIRAKPSKPVKFKTGDNVRINKLKNVFEKGYTPNWTTKIFTISQVENTNPVTYKLKDYQGRAIAGGFYEQELLKVEHSDIYLVEKVPQKRGKKLYVKWLGFDNTHNSWTNESDM, encoded by the exons ATGAACGAGAAAAAGCTAACGCTGATGACGGAACTGCATAAACCTGCACGCCGGAATTACCCGCGTCGCCGTGTAGACGTGCGCGGCATCAACGAGACCTGGCAGGCGGATCTTGTTAATATGATGTCATACGCAGGACAAAACAAAGGCTATGGGTACATGCTCACagtcattgatattttttcaaagtatgcgTGGGCAGTGCCGATTAAGAGCAAGTCCGGGGATGATGTTACAAAGGCCATGGAATCTGTGCTAACTCAAGGACCt GCTGCGATCT TATCGGCTTACAACAACACGAAACACCGAACCATAAGAATGAAACCATCGGATGTCACCGTTGCGAACGAAAGGCTGGTATTACGTCAGTCGTACGAAGAGATCAGAGCGAAACCTTCCAAACCGGTAAAGTTCAAAACCGGTGACAATGTTCGAATCAACAAGTTAAAAAACGTCTTTGAGAAAGGTTATACTCCCAATTGGACgactaaaatatttacaataagcCAAGTAGAAAATACCAATCCTGTGACGTACAAGCTCAAAGACTACCAAGGTCGAGCCATCGCTGGTGGTTTCTACGAACAGGAGCTCCTCAAGGTTGAACATTCGGACATCTATCTCGTGGAAAAGGTGCCccagaagcggggaaaaaaattatacgtcaaGTGGCTAGGTTTTGACAAtacacacaacagttggaCAAATGAATCTGATatgtaa
- the LOC124413865 gene encoding uncharacterized protein LOC124413865, which yields MQMTIVAELHRLIRRNYPRRFIDVRGLDETWQYAWVVPIKSKSGKDVTAAIKSVLAQNRKPKHLHVDQSKEFYNSEFKALMKQRNINMYSTSSNLNSSRCEPFNQTLKNKMCKRFAHRGSHKRIDILSDLMKSYNNTKHGTIRIKQVDVRYQLIRYFIESNAGDSLPNIERNSQAPLSGLKAYHLVTI from the exons ATGCAAATGACGATAGTGGCTGAACTTcacagactaattcgacgcaaTTATCCACGCCGGTTCATAGATGTACGTGGACTTGATGAGACCTGGCAA TACGCGTGGGTGGTGCCGATAAAGTCCAAGAGTGGAAAAGATGTGACGGCTGCCATAAAATCTGTGCTGGCGCAGAACCGCAAACCAAAGCATCTACACGTCGATCAGAGCAAAGAATTTTACAACAGCGAATTCAAGGCACTCATGAAGCAGCGCAATATCAACATGTATTCGACATCCAGCAATTTAAACTCGTCAAGATGCGAGCCCTTCAatcaaacgttgaaaaataaaatgtgcaAGCGGTTTGCTCACCGAGGATCGCACAAGCGGATTGACATTTTGAGCGATTTAATGAAATCATACAACAACACCAAGCATGGCACGATTCGGATAAAGCAGGTGGATGTCAGATACCAGTTAATCCGATACTTCATTGAATCTAATGCTGGGGACT CATTGCCTAACATTGAAAGGAATTCTCAAGCACCGTTGAGTGGACTGAAGGCGTATCATTTGGTTACAATttga